From Candidatus Gastranaerophilales bacterium, one genomic window encodes:
- a CDS encoding tetratricopeptide repeat protein, translating into MTAGLLSSSAFATMTTESNKYYHTACQLEEANKYTDAITELQKAIVISGDDALLYTKMAGLYSELGDWQNALASYKKAAKLKPNDAFIYISIGNILQQQHDYQTAFDAYNHAMEIFPEYKYNYLNLANVKYQLGEFKEAEEYYTTFLNCYPDHVEARENLASVFMNENDPKSAADQYNNLYTNDPTTFKEYSNYGIALYKIKDYQNAETMLKTAIQKDPNDYSAHANLAFAYVEQEKDNQALVEFQKALQIKPDLDSIRFEYANLLADMGKSDSAISEYTKYLKKYQNNAVAYHNLGVLYIKNKKFNDGIETFKSGLKADPKNADLKEELAKAYHLNKDYPEAIKLYDELLAATPNDYDLLYNKALACHASKMYSSAIAIYSNLYSQKQDPKVKRYLAKAYMDQGTSLVSTNNYRKAISSYEKATELDTNDAMAYVNIANSYDKLGVKSKVIENYEKAIAIDPTNQSIAAAYANALAKYDKTEAATEVYTNILSMEDTTLDEKVATYIALGDTYSKNKNYPKSIDSYKKALELNANDEVTCIKLGNAYKASSNLASAILEYQKAIKINPNNTDALFNLGLCQAESNDLTQAKASFQKVVSLKPDYAYAHYALALAYEKEKNYQKSVESYEKFLQYTDDKNLKENIQYKVNFLKKKVTQ; encoded by the coding sequence TTGACAGCAGGATTATTGAGCTCAAGTGCATTTGCAACAATGACTACTGAATCTAATAAATATTACCACACAGCTTGTCAACTTGAAGAAGCAAATAAATATACAGACGCAATCACAGAACTACAAAAAGCAATCGTAATCTCAGGCGATGACGCACTTTTATATACAAAAATGGCGGGTCTTTACAGTGAATTGGGCGACTGGCAAAATGCTCTGGCGTCTTATAAAAAAGCAGCAAAACTTAAACCCAATGATGCCTTTATTTATATCAGTATCGGAAATATTCTTCAACAACAGCACGATTATCAAACGGCTTTTGATGCATATAATCACGCTATGGAAATTTTTCCGGAATATAAATACAATTATTTGAATCTTGCTAACGTAAAATATCAACTCGGAGAATTTAAAGAAGCAGAAGAATATTATACAACTTTTTTGAATTGTTACCCTGACCACGTTGAAGCAAGAGAAAATTTGGCGTCAGTATTTATGAATGAAAATGACCCCAAAAGTGCAGCCGACCAATATAATAACCTTTATACCAATGACCCGACAACCTTTAAAGAATATTCAAACTACGGAATTGCACTTTATAAAATCAAAGATTACCAAAATGCTGAAACTATGTTAAAAACAGCAATCCAAAAAGACCCTAACGACTACTCTGCACACGCAAATCTTGCGTTTGCATACGTTGAACAAGAAAAAGATAACCAAGCTCTTGTTGAATTTCAAAAAGCATTGCAAATCAAGCCTGACTTGGATTCTATACGATTTGAATATGCAAATTTGCTTGCAGATATGGGCAAATCGGATTCCGCAATTTCTGAATATACAAAATATTTGAAAAAATACCAAAATAACGCCGTTGCCTACCACAACTTAGGCGTCTTATATATAAAAAATAAAAAGTTTAACGATGGGATTGAAACCTTTAAATCAGGACTTAAAGCAGACCCGAAAAATGCAGACTTGAAAGAAGAATTGGCAAAAGCATACCACTTAAATAAAGATTATCCCGAGGCGATAAAACTTTACGATGAGCTTCTCGCTGCCACGCCAAATGACTATGACCTTTTATACAACAAAGCTCTGGCATGTCATGCAAGCAAAATGTATTCATCTGCAATTGCGATTTATTCTAATTTGTATTCACAAAAACAAGACCCGAAAGTTAAACGCTATTTGGCAAAAGCATATATGGACCAAGGAACAAGTTTGGTCTCAACAAATAACTACAGAAAAGCTATTTCAAGCTATGAAAAAGCTACAGAGCTTGATACAAATGACGCAATGGCGTATGTTAATATAGCGAATTCTTATGACAAACTGGGCGTAAAAAGCAAGGTTATTGAAAATTACGAAAAAGCAATCGCTATTGACCCAACTAATCAGTCTATTGCTGCTGCTTATGCAAATGCTCTTGCTAAATATGATAAAACAGAAGCTGCAACTGAGGTTTATACAAATATTTTGTCTATGGAAGACACAACCCTTGATGAAAAAGTTGCAACTTATATCGCATTAGGTGATACTTATTCAAAAAATAAAAATTATCCAAAGTCTATTGACTCTTACAAAAAAGCCCTTGAATTAAATGCCAATGACGAAGTAACTTGTATAAAACTTGGAAATGCCTATAAAGCATCGTCAAATCTTGCTTCCGCTATTTTAGAATATCAAAAAGCAATAAAAATAAATCCAAACAACACAGACGCTTTGTTCAATCTTGGTCTTTGTCAGGCTGAATCGAATGACTTAACTCAAGCAAAAGCAAGCTTCCAAAAAGTTGTAAGCCTAAAACCTGATTATGCCTATGCTCACTATGCTTTGGCTCTTGCGTACGAAAAAGAAAAAAATTATCAAAAATCAGTAGAAAGCTATGAAAAATTCTTGCAATATACTGACGATAAAAATTTGAAAGAAAATATACAGTACAAAGTAAATTTCTTAAAGAAAAAAGTTACTCAATAA
- a CDS encoding YkgJ family cysteine cluster protein — MFKYIKFWLDKIQSSKIIQKGKCKQCGKCCRNIVFYIENKIITQEDEFQKLKEKKPYYEHFFISGKDDDEALLFTCSSIRADNKCGAYFWRAIQCRTYPWDKRSLIINGGKPLEGCGYNFEVDKKFNDYLN; from the coding sequence ATGTTTAAATATATAAAATTTTGGCTTGATAAAATTCAATCTTCTAAAATAATACAAAAAGGCAAATGCAAACAATGCGGCAAATGCTGCCGAAATATAGTTTTTTATATTGAAAACAAAATAATCACACAAGAAGATGAATTTCAAAAACTGAAAGAAAAAAAACCATATTATGAACATTTTTTCATTTCAGGAAAAGACGATGACGAAGCCTTATTATTTACTTGCTCATCAATAAGAGCAGATAATAAATGTGGTGCATACTTTTGGCGTGCAATCCAGTGCAGGACATACCCTTGGGACAAACGAAGCCTAATAATCAATGGTGGCAAGCCATTAGAGGGATGTGGCTATAACTTTGAGGTTGACAAGAAATTCAATGACTACCTCAATTAG
- a CDS encoding SDR family oxidoreductase — MGNAKKAVLITGASSGIGKEIASKLAQEGYQVFAGIRKKSDKFKLEKISKNITGVYLDVTNQAGIDKAFWYVLKKTDSLYALINNAGIAVGGPMEFLPVKKIKEQFDINVFGAVAVAQKFLPILNDGRIINMSSMASTGIFPFTAPYCASKRALDILFNSLQIELNQSNIKVISIKPGVIKTPIWDKSIRSAQLVLKDLPEGCSEKYKRELNAMERSAFSANDKGIEPMAVANTISKALKAKNPKLSYSVGIDAFWVLQFAKLPQNIINFFVQKCLKARAHN; from the coding sequence ATGGGAAATGCGAAAAAAGCAGTATTAATAACAGGTGCCTCTTCAGGAATTGGTAAAGAGATTGCCTCTAAATTAGCTCAAGAAGGTTATCAGGTTTTTGCCGGAATTAGAAAAAAATCCGATAAATTTAAACTGGAAAAAATTAGTAAAAATATTACAGGTGTCTATTTGGATGTTACCAATCAAGCAGGAATTGACAAGGCTTTTTGGTATGTTTTGAAAAAAACAGACTCACTCTATGCCTTGATTAATAATGCGGGAATTGCGGTCGGTGGTCCGATGGAATTTTTGCCTGTAAAAAAAATAAAAGAACAATTTGATATCAATGTCTTTGGTGCTGTTGCGGTCGCTCAAAAGTTTTTACCGATTTTAAATGATGGAAGAATTATAAATATGAGCTCTATGGCAAGCACTGGTATTTTTCCTTTTACAGCTCCTTATTGTGCCTCAAAAAGGGCTTTGGATATTTTGTTCAACTCCCTTCAAATTGAGTTAAATCAAAGCAACATCAAGGTTATATCTATAAAACCAGGTGTCATAAAAACTCCGATTTGGGACAAGTCAATTAGGTCTGCACAGTTGGTATTAAAGGATTTGCCAGAGGGCTGTTCCGAAAAATACAAGCGAGAGTTGAATGCAATGGAACGTTCGGCGTTCAGTGCCAACGATAAAGGGATTGAGCCCATGGCTGTTGCAAATACTATTTCAAAAGCATTAAAAGCTAAAAACCCAAAACTCTCCTATTCCGTTGGTATAGACGCGTTTTGGGTGCTTCAATTCGCAAAATTGCCTCAAAATATTATAAATTTTTTCGTACAAAAATGCTTGAAAGCTAGAGCCCATAACTAA
- a CDS encoding YraN family protein encodes MNNFHNKQVGAFGEEFSAKYLEGIGYKILDRNWHFSKNCELDIVAKEGNTLVFVEVKTRSTTSFGHPLEAITQAKLKKVYTAAIAYMQQTKEKYKNYRIDAISITGLKDPKIEHLKSIGFD; translated from the coding sequence ATGAACAACTTTCACAACAAACAAGTAGGAGCTTTCGGAGAAGAATTTTCGGCAAAATATCTCGAAGGTATTGGCTATAAAATTCTTGACAGAAACTGGCATTTTTCGAAAAATTGCGAGCTCGATATTGTTGCAAAAGAAGGTAACACTCTTGTTTTCGTAGAGGTCAAAACCCGTTCTACAACTTCATTTGGGCACCCTTTAGAAGCAATTACTCAGGCAAAACTCAAAAAAGTTTACACTGCTGCGATTGCATATATGCAACAAACAAAAGAAAAATACAAAAATTATAGAATTGACGCTATTTCAATAACAGGGCTTAAAGACCCAAAAATTGAGCACCTAAAATCTATTGGTTTTGATTAA
- the thiS gene encoding sulfur carrier protein ThiS translates to MIIIFNGENKEVKENISISQMMKNIDTPKLYVVKLNGELIVQEAYDTTILTNGDSIELVVFAKN, encoded by the coding sequence ATGATAATAATTTTTAATGGTGAAAATAAAGAAGTTAAAGAAAATATCAGTATTTCTCAAATGATGAAAAATATTGATACGCCCAAACTTTATGTAGTTAAATTAAACGGCGAACTCATAGTTCAAGAGGCTTACGATACTACTATTTTGACAAATGGCGATAGCATTGAACTTGTTGTTTTTGCAAAAAATTAA
- the surE gene encoding 5'/3'-nucleotidase SurE: MKILISNDDGINANGIRVLSSVLGKEHEVYVVAPDRERSAAGHSLTLNSPLRVDELEPRYGNKRCWTTTGTPGDCVKIALSAILAEDEKPDFVISGINHGPNLGTDVFYSGTVSCAMEGALMGIPSMAVSLCGGDFTENSFLFAANFVKKFLPKIKEIEFPKKTMLNVNVPSIAPEDIVGVAISKLGTRTYTDEYEKRVDPRGKTYYWLAGEFVKDGGENDSDINAIRSNRVSITPVTFDITNSGIIPDLENAFCKDGKCDWMQYDNNF, translated from the coding sequence ATGAAAATTTTAATATCAAATGATGACGGAATCAATGCAAACGGCATAAGAGTTTTGTCCAGTGTTTTAGGTAAAGAACACGAAGTATATGTAGTAGCCCCAGATAGAGAAAGAAGTGCCGCAGGGCATTCTTTGACATTGAATTCGCCTTTGCGAGTTGATGAGTTGGAGCCCAGATATGGCAACAAACGTTGCTGGACAACCACAGGAACGCCCGGTGACTGTGTGAAAATCGCATTGAGTGCGATATTAGCTGAAGATGAAAAACCGGATTTTGTAATCTCCGGCATTAATCATGGTCCGAATTTGGGAACTGATGTGTTTTATTCAGGAACCGTAAGTTGTGCAATGGAAGGAGCCTTGATGGGGATTCCGAGTATGGCTGTATCACTTTGTGGCGGAGATTTTACAGAAAATTCATTTTTATTTGCCGCTAATTTTGTCAAAAAATTTCTTCCAAAAATAAAAGAAATTGAATTTCCTAAAAAAACTATGTTGAACGTAAATGTTCCGTCAATTGCCCCCGAGGATATAGTCGGGGTGGCTATTTCAAAACTGGGAACAAGAACTTATACTGATGAGTATGAAAAAAGAGTTGACCCGAGAGGCAAAACATACTATTGGTTAGCCGGCGAATTCGTTAAAGACGGTGGCGAAAACGATTCTGATATTAATGCAATTCGCTCAAACAGGGTTTCGATTACTCCTGTGACTTTTGACATTACAAATAGTGGCATAATTCCTGATTTGGAAAACGCTTTCTGTAAAGACGGAAAATGCGATTGGATGCAATATGATAATAATTTTTAA